Proteins found in one Synechococcus sp. LA31 genomic segment:
- a CDS encoding type II toxin-antitoxin system RelE/ParE family toxin: MRCSLRIKRSAAKALAALPRADRLRLVAAIDKLCEVPAAGSALKGEFEGLRRLRVGRYRIVYEWQQQELVVLVVRVGHRKEVYR; encoded by the coding sequence ATGCGCTGCTCGCTGCGGATTAAACGCAGTGCCGCTAAGGCGCTGGCAGCGCTGCCCAGGGCCGACCGCCTCCGCCTCGTGGCCGCGATCGACAAGCTTTGCGAGGTTCCGGCCGCTGGTTCAGCGCTCAAGGGCGAATTCGAGGGACTGCGTCGCCTGCGCGTAGGTCGCTATCGGATCGTGTACGAGTGGCAGCAGCAGGAGCTGGTGGTTCTTGTGGTGCGTGTTGGGCACCGCAAGGAGGTTTACCGCTGA
- a CDS encoding DUF3368 domain-containing protein, producing MRVVLADAGPLIGLARIERLQLLRDLFTTVWITEVIAAELGLTEVVSGTVPSLPGTVLLQEACDQGWLRVAGPCTLPWAPLNPGVDAGEASAIGTALQRRASGDEVLLVIDDRCGRAEARCQGLAVIGTAAVLVLAKEQGLVRACGPLLLALREQGYYLGDGLIAAVLRQVGETHGTP from the coding sequence ATGCGCGTTGTACTGGCGGATGCCGGCCCATTGATCGGCCTGGCCCGCATTGAGAGGTTGCAGCTGCTGCGTGATCTCTTCACCACTGTGTGGATCACCGAGGTGATTGCTGCTGAGCTGGGTCTCACTGAAGTAGTGAGCGGTACTGTGCCATCTCTTCCTGGCACGGTGCTGCTGCAGGAGGCCTGTGATCAGGGCTGGCTGCGCGTAGCCGGGCCTTGCACCCTTCCCTGGGCTCCGCTCAATCCTGGTGTTGATGCTGGAGAGGCCAGTGCTATCGGCACGGCCCTTCAGCGGCGCGCCTCTGGAGATGAGGTTCTGCTCGTGATCGATGACCGCTGCGGTCGGGCGGAGGCCCGGTGCCAAGGGTTGGCTGTGATCGGAACGGCTGCCGTGCTCGTGCTGGCCAAGGAGCAAGGTCTCGTTCGTGCCTGTGGGCCGCTTTTGCTGGCTTTGCGTGAGCAGGGTTACTACCTTGGAGATGGATTAATTGCAGCGGTGTTGCGGCAGGTTGGCGAGACACATGGGACGCCTTGA
- a CDS encoding ATP-binding protein, whose amino-acid sequence MRRSGKTSLLWQELGERVAAAAERAWLPLVSLEDERLLAHSPGVELLDQLLETLFQLQPELRSGTQRGCLFLDEIQRIPGWEGFVRRVMDSEPIDVVVSGSSAEMLSSEIASSLRGRAVEAVVFPFSFRESLRHMGLEPEQPSDRWSSAERSQLSHQLELYLQRGGFPELQQLDERSRRLLLSSYVDSTVLRDVIERHAVRQPLALQWLVRQLLSHGGGGFSLNRLHGALKNQGVAISREHLAELVDHLESAFLIRTLSVVGGSLRRRMTLPRKVVPIDPGLLPLYELDGRSNLAHALETVVLLELLRRGAEVGYLRTADGFEVDFHARFADGRRELIQVCADLRDAATRRRMAGHCDLELGARMVAAGVNPAQGLPACSQ is encoded by the coding sequence ATGCGCCGCAGCGGTAAAACGTCGCTGCTCTGGCAGGAGCTGGGTGAGCGCGTGGCGGCCGCCGCGGAGCGGGCCTGGCTGCCGCTGGTGTCGCTCGAGGATGAACGCCTGCTGGCCCATTCCCCAGGGGTGGAGCTGTTGGACCAGCTGCTGGAAACCTTGTTTCAGCTCCAGCCCGAGCTGCGCAGCGGCACTCAGCGGGGCTGCCTCTTTCTCGATGAGATCCAGCGCATTCCCGGATGGGAGGGCTTCGTGCGCCGTGTGATGGACAGTGAACCCATCGACGTGGTGGTGAGCGGTTCCTCAGCCGAGATGCTCTCCAGCGAGATCGCCAGCAGCCTGCGCGGCCGTGCCGTGGAGGCGGTGGTGTTCCCCTTCAGTTTTCGCGAGAGTCTGCGCCACATGGGCCTGGAGCCCGAGCAGCCCAGTGATCGCTGGAGCAGTGCCGAGCGCTCTCAGTTGTCCCATCAGCTGGAGCTCTACCTGCAGCGTGGTGGTTTTCCGGAGCTGCAGCAGCTCGATGAGCGCAGCCGGCGGCTGTTGCTGAGTAGTTATGTGGACAGCACCGTGCTGCGCGATGTGATCGAGCGCCATGCCGTGCGCCAGCCCCTGGCGTTGCAATGGCTGGTGCGGCAGCTGCTCAGCCACGGCGGCGGTGGCTTCAGCCTCAACCGCCTGCACGGCGCTCTCAAAAACCAGGGTGTGGCGATCAGCCGCGAACACCTGGCCGAGCTGGTGGATCATCTTGAGAGTGCCTTCCTGATTCGCACCCTCTCGGTGGTGGGCGGCTCCCTACGCCGCCGCATGACCCTGCCCCGCAAGGTTGTCCCGATTGATCCGGGCCTCTTGCCCCTCTATGAGCTGGATGGGCGCAGCAATCTCGCTCATGCGCTCGAAACGGTGGTGCTGCTGGAGTTGTTGCGACGGGGCGCTGAGGTGGGGTATTTGCGCACGGCCGATGGCTTCGAGGTGGATTTCCACGCTCGCTTTGCCGATGGCCGGCGCGAGCTGATTCAGGTGTGTGCCGATCTCCGTGATGCCGCCACCCGCCGGCGAATGGCCGGACACTGTGATCTGGAGCTCGGCGCTCGAATGGTTGCTGCAGGCGTGAATCCCGCCCAGGGCCTCCCCGCCTGCTCTCAGTAG
- a CDS encoding GNAT family N-acetyltransferase yields the protein MSAAPIQLIRHRRGAWRLRRAPGQLRQLQHLLDAHSFWANGRSRRELSRMLAGSQAVVSAWQASHLVGFGRATSDGVFRAVLWDVVVAGEHQGRGLGRRIVEALLQEPALQGVERVYLMTTNSSGFYEQLGFTAVDSQRLMLRQGR from the coding sequence TTGAGCGCCGCGCCCATTCAGCTGATCCGCCACCGCCGCGGCGCCTGGCGCCTGCGCCGCGCCCCGGGCCAGCTGCGCCAGCTCCAGCACCTTCTTGATGCGCATAGCTTTTGGGCCAACGGCCGCTCGCGGCGCGAACTGAGCCGGATGCTGGCCGGTAGCCAGGCGGTGGTGAGCGCCTGGCAGGCCTCACACCTCGTGGGGTTTGGCCGCGCCACAAGCGATGGCGTGTTCCGCGCCGTGCTCTGGGATGTGGTGGTGGCTGGCGAGCACCAAGGTCGCGGCCTTGGCCGGCGAATCGTGGAGGCGCTGCTGCAGGAGCCGGCCCTTCAGGGGGTGGAACGGGTGTATCTGATGACCACTAACAGCTCCGGCTTCTACGAACAGCTGGGCTTCACGGCCGTGGACAGCCAGCGGCTGATGCTGCGCCAGGGCCGCTAG
- a CDS encoding UPF0175 family protein, whose translation MQAFSVRQLKSNPSTVLRAAEADAMAVVTSHQEPTALVVALDRLGLPDTAAVRSGLALSLFQAGSLSVGSAARIAGMPLPRFLEILASLRIPVADASDADLDDELAQARRWLGQGA comes from the coding sequence ATGCAGGCCTTTTCGGTTCGCCAGCTCAAGAGCAATCCATCCACGGTGCTCCGAGCCGCTGAGGCGGATGCGATGGCTGTGGTCACCAGTCATCAGGAGCCCACTGCGCTCGTGGTGGCTTTGGATCGCCTGGGCTTGCCGGATACAGCCGCGGTGCGATCGGGTCTGGCGTTGTCGCTGTTTCAGGCCGGCTCCCTATCCGTGGGTTCAGCGGCGCGCATCGCCGGGATGCCGCTACCGCGGTTCCTGGAGATACTGGCCTCGCTCCGGATCCCTGTGGCGGATGCCAGCGATGCCGACCTGGATGATGAACTCGCTCAGGCCCGCCGCTGGCTCGGGCAGGGAGCCTGA
- a CDS encoding glycosyltransferase — protein MNILFIHGNYPAQFQSLARLTGADARHRVVFLTARADAASDPIPGVELRTYQRARDPRPETHHYLHATEETVLNGQAVLRGVDALLQEGFRPDLVILHAGNGLGLFIKDLLPDAKLIGLFEWWFTPATSRWLFAEFPLDTQLKSQLRNLVIQQELLLCDAAVVPTAWQAAQFPAVWQPKLRVVFDGINTAFFQPPPPDLSRSLELDREEGGPPVRIEPEHRLLSYATRGMEPVRGFPQFMAALPKLLASDPQLQVVIAGRDRCAYSYPAPRPDGSWKQHCLEQLGTFPGRERIHFTGLLTYAQYRQLLWRTDAHCSFSRPYVLSWSLFEALACTTPLVVSDTPAIRTAVAKAQAIWVDLDDPASIQAGIKTRLNNTERHQEQQLNQDFSLDAAVKGWNQVINELSG, from the coding sequence GTGAACATCCTGTTCATCCACGGCAACTATCCGGCGCAGTTTCAGAGCCTGGCGCGGCTCACCGGGGCGGATGCGCGGCATCGGGTGGTGTTTCTCACGGCGCGGGCCGATGCGGCCAGTGATCCGATTCCGGGGGTGGAGCTGCGCACCTATCAGCGGGCCCGGGATCCGCGGCCGGAAACCCATCACTACCTGCACGCCACCGAAGAAACGGTGCTCAACGGCCAGGCGGTGCTGCGGGGTGTGGATGCGCTGCTGCAGGAGGGCTTCCGGCCTGATCTGGTGATCCTGCATGCCGGCAACGGCCTGGGCCTATTCATCAAGGATCTGCTGCCCGACGCGAAGCTGATCGGGCTGTTCGAGTGGTGGTTCACGCCGGCCACCAGCCGCTGGCTGTTTGCCGAGTTCCCGCTCGACACGCAGCTCAAGAGCCAACTGCGCAACCTGGTGATCCAACAGGAGCTGCTGCTCTGCGATGCGGCGGTGGTGCCCACGGCCTGGCAGGCCGCCCAGTTTCCAGCTGTGTGGCAGCCGAAGCTGCGGGTGGTGTTCGACGGCATCAACACCGCGTTCTTCCAGCCACCGCCGCCGGATCTGAGCCGCAGCCTGGAGCTAGACCGCGAAGAAGGCGGCCCCCCTGTGCGGATCGAGCCTGAGCACAGGTTGCTCAGCTACGCCACCCGCGGCATGGAGCCGGTGAGGGGATTCCCCCAGTTCATGGCGGCTCTGCCAAAGCTGCTGGCATCAGATCCGCAGCTCCAGGTGGTGATCGCCGGCCGCGATCGCTGCGCCTACAGCTACCCGGCGCCGCGCCCCGATGGCAGCTGGAAACAGCACTGCCTGGAGCAGCTGGGTACGTTCCCTGGCCGCGAACGAATCCACTTCACCGGCCTGCTCACCTACGCCCAATACCGCCAGCTGCTCTGGCGCACCGATGCTCACTGCTCCTTCAGCCGGCCCTACGTGTTGAGCTGGAGCCTGTTTGAAGCCCTGGCCTGCACCACGCCACTGGTGGTTAGTGACACGCCTGCGATCCGCACTGCCGTGGCCAAAGCACAGGCTATTTGGGTGGATCTGGATGATCCAGCCTCGATTCAGGCAGGGATCAAAACCCGCCTGAACAACACCGAACGGCACCAAGAACAGCAGCTCAACCAAGACTTCTCACTGGATGCAGCCGTGAAAGGCTGGAATCAAGTGATCAATGAACTAAGCGGATGA
- a CDS encoding ABC transporter transmembrane domain-containing protein has protein sequence MTAAPQINLLRHPAFEQLSEQGQRRLAETAEPVSFGVGQTLCLGNLIPHRVLVVEAGKARLLGRHHGQLSTLAAFGPGSVVGLASLLRAAPCEDVSASSQVQATAIPDHVIVELYEKEQSFRAWCQSTLFPAELAALIELLLDRTERAPYGLLDVLRHAASQATLVTPSQEALGKLAPGIELFVASANGEGAALGDQLGDESALPAANGPFPLRLIALPAALMAELRQGRRPQEESEDGTNEASEQMASPSALAELQPTSLLLGKTSLREQLKLQSGQGPLEETMACFQMLAQVMELPFRRDAIEKTIRDALRRGQQPSLPLLGQLAAGMGLHVVGARTEPANCTRLATPCLMPWADGFGVVVSSNAAGLVMAHPRLGWLELKPAEVAEACGEEALELILVDRTNATPEQKFNFTWFWPALKRYRSTLLQVLLASFVVQLFTLANPLLIQVIIDKVISQRSLDTLQVLGIGLVVVTLFEGVLGSLRTFLFADTTNRIDLRLGAEVIDHLLRLPVGYFDRRPVGELGTRIAELEKIRNFLTGQALTTILDAAFSVIYIVVMALYSWVLTIVALIVVPIQVGLTLVGAPLFRRQFRQAAEENASTQAHLVEVLTGIQTVKAQNVEMVSRWKWQERYSRYIARTFEKTVTGTALNETGQVLQKLSQLMVLWVGATLVLKGELTLGQLIAFRIISGYVTQPLLRLSNIWQNIQELRVSFERLADVVDTPEESSAADKAKIPLPPLKGEVQFDDLQFRFQAGSPQVLKNINLTIPAGTFVGVVGQSGSGKSTLMKLLPRLYSPEQGRILIDGYDIDKVELYSLRRQIGIVPQEPLLFSGSVSDNIALTDPNATSEAIVRAATISCAHEFIMGLPSGYSSQLGERGASLSGGQRQRLAIARTLLANPQLLVMDEATSALDYDTERRVCQNLRESLTGCTVFFVTHRLSTVRNADLIVMLHQGAIVETGTHSQLMDRQGRYFALYRQQEAV, from the coding sequence ATGACCGCTGCTCCCCAGATCAACCTGCTGCGGCATCCGGCCTTTGAACAGCTCTCTGAGCAGGGCCAGCGCCGTTTAGCGGAAACGGCTGAGCCAGTGAGCTTTGGGGTGGGGCAAACCCTCTGCCTGGGCAATCTGATTCCCCACCGCGTGCTGGTGGTTGAGGCGGGCAAGGCTCGCCTGCTCGGCCGGCACCACGGGCAGCTCTCCACCCTGGCGGCCTTCGGCCCGGGCTCTGTGGTGGGCCTGGCCTCACTGCTGCGGGCAGCGCCCTGCGAGGACGTGAGCGCCTCCTCGCAGGTGCAGGCCACAGCCATCCCCGATCACGTGATCGTGGAGCTCTATGAGAAGGAGCAAAGCTTCCGCGCTTGGTGCCAAAGCACGCTTTTCCCGGCTGAGCTGGCGGCATTGATCGAGCTGCTGCTGGATCGCACCGAGCGAGCCCCCTATGGCCTGCTGGATGTGCTGCGCCATGCGGCCTCTCAAGCCACCCTGGTGACCCCCAGCCAAGAAGCCCTGGGCAAGCTTGCCCCTGGCATTGAGCTGTTCGTAGCCAGCGCTAATGGCGAAGGCGCGGCCCTGGGGGATCAACTCGGCGATGAAAGCGCCCTACCCGCTGCCAACGGCCCTTTCCCGCTGCGGCTAATCGCCCTGCCCGCAGCCCTGATGGCCGAGCTGCGCCAGGGCCGCCGCCCACAGGAGGAATCTGAAGACGGCACTAACGAAGCCAGTGAACAGATGGCGAGCCCATCTGCCTTGGCCGAACTGCAGCCCACCAGTCTGCTGTTAGGCAAAACCAGCCTGCGCGAGCAGCTGAAACTCCAGAGCGGCCAAGGCCCACTGGAAGAAACCATGGCCTGCTTCCAGATGCTGGCCCAGGTGATGGAGCTTCCGTTCCGCCGCGACGCAATCGAGAAAACGATCCGCGATGCGCTGCGGCGGGGGCAACAACCCAGCCTGCCGCTGCTTGGCCAGCTGGCAGCGGGCATGGGCCTGCATGTGGTGGGCGCCCGCACAGAACCCGCGAATTGCACCCGCCTGGCCACGCCCTGCCTGATGCCCTGGGCGGATGGCTTCGGTGTGGTGGTGAGCAGCAACGCTGCTGGCCTGGTGATGGCCCACCCACGCCTAGGCTGGCTGGAGCTCAAGCCCGCAGAGGTGGCAGAAGCCTGCGGCGAGGAAGCCTTGGAGCTGATCCTGGTGGATCGCACCAATGCCACGCCTGAGCAGAAGTTCAACTTCACCTGGTTTTGGCCTGCGCTGAAGCGCTACCGCTCCACGCTGCTGCAGGTGCTGCTGGCCTCCTTTGTGGTGCAGCTGTTCACCCTGGCCAACCCACTCCTGATCCAGGTGATCATCGACAAGGTGATCTCCCAACGCAGCCTCGACACCCTGCAGGTGCTGGGCATCGGCCTCGTGGTGGTGACCCTGTTTGAAGGGGTGCTCGGCAGCCTACGCACCTTCCTGTTTGCTGACACCACCAACCGGATCGACCTGCGCCTGGGCGCCGAGGTGATCGATCACCTGCTGCGGCTGCCGGTGGGTTATTTCGATCGCCGCCCAGTGGGCGAACTGGGCACGCGGATCGCGGAGCTGGAGAAGATCCGCAACTTCCTCACGGGCCAAGCGCTCACCACGATCCTTGATGCCGCCTTCTCGGTGATCTACATCGTGGTGATGGCGCTCTACAGCTGGGTGCTCACGATCGTGGCCCTGATCGTGGTGCCGATCCAAGTGGGGCTCACCCTGGTGGGTGCACCGCTGTTCCGCCGCCAGTTCCGCCAGGCGGCGGAAGAAAACGCCAGCACCCAGGCCCACCTAGTGGAAGTGCTCACCGGCATCCAAACGGTGAAGGCCCAGAACGTGGAGATGGTGAGCCGCTGGAAGTGGCAGGAGCGCTACTCGCGCTACATCGCCCGCACCTTCGAGAAAACAGTCACGGGCACGGCCCTGAACGAAACCGGCCAGGTGCTGCAGAAGCTCTCACAGCTGATGGTGCTCTGGGTGGGGGCCACGTTGGTGCTGAAGGGCGAACTCACCCTGGGCCAGCTGATCGCGTTCCGCATCATCTCGGGCTACGTGACCCAGCCGTTGCTGCGCCTCTCCAATATCTGGCAAAACATCCAGGAGCTACGTGTGAGCTTCGAGCGCCTGGCTGATGTGGTGGATACACCCGAGGAGTCCAGCGCTGCAGACAAGGCCAAGATCCCTCTACCGCCGCTCAAGGGCGAAGTGCAATTCGACGACCTGCAGTTCCGCTTTCAGGCAGGATCTCCTCAGGTGCTGAAAAACATCAACCTCACCATTCCTGCTGGCACTTTTGTTGGCGTGGTGGGGCAAAGCGGCAGCGGCAAGAGCACGCTGATGAAACTGCTCCCCCGTCTCTATTCACCCGAGCAGGGCCGCATCCTGATCGACGGGTATGACATCGACAAAGTGGAGCTGTATTCACTGCGGCGCCAGATCGGCATTGTTCCCCAGGAGCCGCTGCTGTTTTCAGGAAGCGTGAGCGACAACATTGCCCTCACCGATCCCAATGCCACCAGCGAAGCGATCGTGCGAGCCGCAACGATCTCCTGCGCCCATGAATTCATCATGGGCTTACCCTCGGGCTACAGCTCCCAGCTCGGAGAAAGAGGAGCCAGCCTTTCAGGCGGCCAACGCCAACGCCTGGCTATCGCTCGCACCCTGCTAGCCAACCCACAACTGCTGGTGATGGACGAAGCCACCAGTGCTCTCGACTACGACACAGAGCGCCGTGTTTGCCAGAACCTGCGCGAATCGCTCACCGGCTGCACCGTATTCTTCGTGACCCACCGGCTCTCCACCGTGCGCAACGCCGATCTGATCGTGATGCTGCACCAGGGGGCAATCGTGGAAACAGGCACCCACAGCCAACTGATGGATCGGCAGGGTCGCTACTTCGCCCTATACCGCCAGCAGGAGGCCGTTTGA
- a CDS encoding ribbon-helix-helix protein, CopG family produces MALTSLECREVLMAQVTARLPDDLTAELDAAAQQLNRCRADVIRQAIEYYLDDIEDLRAGAAALRDPADPVLDWAEVRDALLAAD; encoded by the coding sequence ATGGCGTTGACTTCGCTCGAATGTCGGGAGGTGTTGATGGCTCAGGTAACGGCCCGATTGCCCGATGACCTCACGGCTGAACTTGATGCTGCCGCGCAGCAGCTGAATCGATGCCGAGCCGACGTGATTCGCCAGGCCATCGAGTACTACCTCGATGACATCGAAGATCTCCGGGCGGGCGCCGCTGCCCTGAGGGATCCCGCTGATCCTGTTCTTGATTGGGCTGAGGTGCGCGATGCGCTGCTCGCTGCGGATTAA
- a CDS encoding type II toxin-antitoxin system VapC family toxin: MVVDTSALVAILKVEPDASTLLSCLGNSGANRIATATLLEAQMVVISQLGEAGVPELELLLNRAPIQVVPFNADHMRWALHGWRHYGKGRHQAALNMGDCISYGLAKAMDAPLLFKGEDFQHTDVKVPA; the protein is encoded by the coding sequence ATGGTGGTGGACACCTCCGCTCTGGTGGCCATCCTCAAAGTGGAACCGGATGCGAGCACGCTCCTGAGCTGCCTGGGCAACAGCGGTGCCAATCGCATCGCCACCGCAACGCTGCTGGAAGCGCAGATGGTGGTGATCAGCCAGCTGGGAGAGGCGGGAGTCCCGGAACTGGAGCTCCTGCTGAACCGGGCGCCAATCCAGGTGGTGCCGTTCAACGCCGACCACATGCGCTGGGCGCTGCACGGTTGGCGCCACTACGGCAAGGGACGGCACCAGGCGGCGCTCAACATGGGGGACTGCATCAGCTACGGGCTAGCCAAGGCGATGGATGCGCCGCTGCTGTTCAAGGGCGAGGATTTCCAACACACCGATGTGAAGGTGCCCGCTTGA
- a CDS encoding type II toxin-antitoxin system VapB family antitoxin, protein MNIKDPQVHAMAKELAARRGTSVTDAVRQALRVELERSHTADAARQEELQALLVRFRQLHWPEGVSSKEAQDALYDDQGLPA, encoded by the coding sequence ATGAACATCAAGGACCCGCAGGTGCACGCCATGGCCAAGGAGCTGGCGGCCCGCCGTGGCACAAGCGTCACCGACGCAGTGCGCCAAGCGCTCAGGGTGGAACTGGAGCGGAGCCACACAGCTGACGCCGCCAGGCAGGAGGAACTTCAGGCCCTGTTGGTTCGCTTCCGCCAACTCCACTGGCCGGAAGGCGTGAGCAGCAAGGAAGCACAGGACGCTCTCTATGACGACCAGGGGCTGCCGGCGTGA
- a CDS encoding peptidylprolyl isomerase: MQTPSAETLQPEALALLRRHNLLAPLIRAEVVAGAVGAIQLEPQQTEELLQNHCERQGLENEAELSAYLQQLQLSQADLLWQLELPLRVQHHCQHHFHHKAEARFLARKEQLDRVVYSLLRVKDPFLARELYLQIAGGEANFADLAAEFAEGPERGTKGIVGPVPLTQAHPALAERLRTTTAGQLMEPFQIADWWLVTRLERYEPARFNEAIAEQMAQELFQEWVQEQVTAKLARLPHHLSDTSPA, from the coding sequence ATGCAAACGCCTTCTGCCGAAACGCTGCAGCCCGAAGCACTGGCCCTGCTGCGCCGCCACAACCTGCTTGCGCCCCTGATTCGCGCTGAGGTGGTGGCCGGGGCCGTGGGCGCCATCCAGCTGGAGCCGCAGCAAACCGAAGAGCTGCTGCAAAACCACTGCGAGCGCCAGGGACTGGAAAACGAGGCTGAGCTGTCTGCCTATCTGCAGCAGCTCCAACTGAGCCAGGCCGATCTGCTTTGGCAGCTGGAGCTGCCGCTGCGGGTGCAACACCATTGCCAACACCACTTCCACCACAAGGCCGAGGCCCGCTTCCTGGCACGCAAAGAGCAGCTGGATCGGGTGGTGTACAGCCTGCTGCGGGTGAAAGATCCCTTCCTGGCCCGCGAGCTTTACCTGCAGATCGCCGGCGGCGAAGCGAATTTCGCCGATTTGGCCGCCGAATTTGCCGAAGGGCCCGAACGGGGCACCAAAGGGATCGTGGGGCCCGTGCCGCTCACCCAAGCCCACCCGGCCCTGGCAGAGCGGCTGCGCACCACCACCGCCGGCCAGCTGATGGAACCCTTCCAGATCGCCGATTGGTGGCTGGTGACACGGCTGGAGCGCTACGAGCCGGCCCGTTTCAACGAGGCCATTGCCGAACAAATGGCCCAGGAACTGTTTCAGGAGTGGGTGCAAGAACAAGTGACCGCTAAGTTGGCCCGACTGCCGCACCACCTGAGCGACACCTCACCTGCATGA
- a CDS encoding ATP-binding protein: MVGRFLQPPAGSFFLFGPRGTGKSTWLQERFPNALRLDLLAPEVLRAYQARPERLRERIAAEEPGLTTVVIDEVQKAPQLLDVVHSLVEERPELRFVLTGSSARKLRHGAANLLGGRLVAAHMPPFMAAELGDGFSLERALQIGLVPLVWEAPDPQATLAAYAALYLQEEVQAEALVRQIGDFSRFLEVISFSQGSLLNLASLAREAEIPRKRAESYLGILEDLLLGFRLPVFQRRAQRQLVQHQKFFFFDAGVFRSLRPRGPLDAPEEIEGLALESLVAQHLRALCQLRANGTQLSFWRTRAGLEVDFVVYGPNLFQAIEVKRSARVTSADLKGLKAFQADYPEAQCLLLSFCPEPLLIDGIRCEPLEGWLRQLRP, from the coding sequence GTGGTTGGGCGATTTCTGCAGCCGCCGGCCGGCAGTTTCTTTCTGTTCGGCCCACGCGGCACGGGCAAATCCACATGGCTGCAGGAGCGGTTTCCCAATGCACTAAGGCTGGATCTACTGGCTCCGGAGGTGCTGCGGGCCTATCAGGCCAGGCCGGAACGCTTGCGGGAACGAATCGCCGCGGAGGAGCCCGGCCTCACCACCGTGGTGATCGACGAGGTGCAGAAGGCGCCCCAGCTGCTGGATGTGGTTCACAGCCTGGTGGAGGAGCGGCCCGAGCTTCGCTTCGTGCTCACGGGCTCGAGCGCCCGCAAGCTGCGGCATGGAGCCGCGAATCTGCTGGGCGGGCGGCTGGTGGCCGCCCACATGCCGCCCTTTATGGCCGCGGAATTGGGCGACGGCTTCAGCCTGGAGCGGGCGCTGCAGATCGGCCTGGTGCCATTGGTGTGGGAAGCGCCTGATCCCCAAGCCACGCTGGCGGCCTACGCCGCGCTCTATCTCCAGGAGGAGGTGCAGGCGGAAGCCCTGGTGCGCCAGATCGGCGATTTCAGCCGCTTCCTAGAGGTGATCAGCTTCTCGCAGGGCAGCCTGCTGAACCTGGCCAGCCTGGCCCGAGAGGCTGAGATCCCGCGCAAACGGGCCGAGAGCTATCTGGGAATCCTGGAGGATCTGCTGCTGGGCTTCCGCCTGCCCGTGTTTCAGCGCCGAGCTCAGCGGCAACTGGTGCAGCACCAAAAGTTCTTCTTCTTTGATGCGGGGGTGTTCCGTTCATTGCGGCCGCGGGGCCCCTTGGATGCGCCAGAAGAGATCGAGGGGCTTGCGCTGGAAAGCCTGGTGGCGCAGCACCTACGGGCGCTCTGTCAGTTGCGCGCCAATGGCACACAACTCAGCTTCTGGCGCACCCGCGCAGGCCTGGAGGTGGACTTTGTGGTGTACGGCCCAAACCTCTTCCAGGCGATTGAGGTGAAGCGCTCAGCCCGGGTGACCTCAGCAGACCTGAAGGGCCTCAAAGCCTTCCAGGCGGACTATCCGGAAGCGCAGTGCCTGCTGCTTTCTTTCTGCCCGGAGCCGCTGCTGATCGATGGCATCCGCTGCGAACCGCTGGAGGGCTGGCTGCGTCAGCTACGCCCTTGA